In Anabaena sphaerica FACHB-251, a single window of DNA contains:
- the argS gene encoding arginine--tRNA ligase: MNATQEQLKLKLAQALVAAFGSDYTGVDPILVSASNPKFGDFQANVALSLSKKLGMQPRAIASAIVEKLDISDICDPPEIAGPGFINLKLQTSYLEAQLNAIKADPRLGVPTAKNPQKEIVDFSSPNIAKEMHVGHLRSTIIGDCIARILEFRGHDVLRLNHVGDWGTQFGMLITHLVDTYPDIGLMETSLGNYLHGDINIGDLVEFYREAKKKFDNDEEFRERSRQAVVNLQSEKEPFTTAAWTLICQASRKEFQEIYDRLDIELEERGESFYNRYLPKVVEDLEKAGLLEENQGAKCVFLDGFTNREGEPLPLIVQKSDGGYNYATTDLASLRYRIQEDQAKRIIYVTDAGQANHFAQFMQVAKKADWIPDDVELVHVPFGLVLGDDGKKFKTRSGDTVRLRDLLDEAVSRTRADLEARLTEEDREETEEFINNVADVVGISAVKYADLSQNRTSNYVFSYDKMLALKGNTAPYMLYAYVRNQGISREGNIDFENLGTDAKIILREDTELTLAKHLLQLDEVISEVEQDLLPNRLCDYLYNLSDKFNKFYENCPVLKSEEPIRTSRLMLCDLTARTLKLGLDLLGINVLERM, encoded by the coding sequence ATGAACGCTACACAAGAACAACTTAAACTCAAATTGGCACAGGCTTTAGTGGCTGCCTTTGGTTCTGACTACACCGGAGTAGATCCGATTTTGGTGAGTGCGAGTAATCCTAAATTTGGTGATTTTCAAGCCAACGTGGCCTTATCCCTGAGTAAGAAATTGGGAATGCAACCGAGAGCGATCGCATCTGCTATTGTAGAAAAACTAGATATATCTGATATTTGCGACCCACCAGAAATCGCTGGGCCTGGTTTTATTAATTTAAAATTGCAAACATCCTACCTCGAAGCACAACTGAACGCCATTAAAGCAGATCCCCGGTTAGGTGTTCCCACAGCGAAAAATCCGCAAAAAGAAATTGTCGATTTTTCTAGTCCGAATATTGCCAAAGAAATGCACGTCGGACACTTGCGTTCTACAATTATTGGTGATTGCATAGCCCGGATTTTAGAATTTCGTGGACATGACGTATTGCGGTTAAATCATGTTGGTGATTGGGGTACGCAATTTGGAATGTTAATTACTCATCTTGTTGATACTTATCCCGACATTGGATTGATGGAAACTTCTCTAGGCAATTATTTACATGGTGATATAAATATAGGAGACTTAGTTGAGTTCTATAGAGAAGCTAAAAAGAAATTTGATAATGATGAAGAGTTTCGAGAAAGATCCCGACAAGCAGTGGTAAACTTACAATCTGAAAAAGAGCCATTCACAACCGCCGCATGGACTCTTATTTGTCAAGCTTCTCGAAAAGAGTTTCAGGAAATTTATGATCGGCTGGATATAGAATTGGAAGAAAGAGGAGAATCATTTTATAATCGCTACTTACCAAAAGTTGTAGAAGATTTAGAAAAAGCTGGATTATTAGAAGAAAACCAAGGTGCAAAATGTGTTTTCTTGGATGGTTTTACAAATAGAGAAGGTGAACCTTTACCCTTAATTGTCCAAAAATCAGATGGTGGCTATAACTACGCAACCACAGATTTAGCATCCCTCCGCTACCGCATTCAAGAAGATCAAGCCAAGCGGATAATTTACGTAACTGACGCAGGACAAGCAAACCATTTTGCTCAATTTATGCAAGTTGCAAAAAAAGCAGATTGGATTCCTGATGATGTGGAATTAGTTCACGTTCCCTTCGGTTTGGTTTTAGGAGATGACGGGAAGAAATTCAAAACTCGTTCTGGTGATACAGTCCGGTTAAGAGATTTATTAGATGAAGCAGTTTCTCGCACTCGTGCAGATTTAGAAGCGAGATTAACAGAAGAAGATAGAGAAGAGACTGAAGAATTTATTAATAATGTTGCTGATGTGGTCGGTATTAGTGCTGTGAAATATGCAGACTTAAGCCAAAATCGTACTAGCAATTATGTTTTTAGCTATGATAAGATGCTTGCTCTCAAAGGAAATACAGCACCTTATATGCTATATGCTTATGTAAGGAATCAAGGCATTAGTCGAGAAGGGAATATTGATTTTGAAAATTTGGGAACAGATGCCAAAATTATTCTCAGAGAAGATACAGAATTAACTTTAGCAAAGCATTTGTTACAACTTGATGAAGTGATTAGTGAAGTTGAACAGGATTTACTACCAAATCGTTTGTGTGATTATTTATATAATCTCAGCGATAAGTTTAACAAGTTCTATGAAAATTGTCCGGTGTTGAAATCTGAAGAACCTATTAGAACTTCGCGTTTGATGTTATGTGATTTGACAGCAAGAACGCTGAAGTTAGGATTAGA